GAGGTCGCAAATAAAACGGCTTTTCTTGATCGTTTCTTCGGTTCGGATACCTTTTAGCGGGACAGAATATGCTTGATTCGTCATGGTTATTTAAACTTTGATATAATTGGATTTGTTTGTAGATGAAGGGGGTTTTTCCACTCATATAGCACATAAATTTTAAATTTTAGAAATTTCTTACTTGACTCAATAATAAGAATTGTTATTATTTAATCAAGGTTGATGGGAAACCGACTAATTATATTTTTTTAGATAAGTAAGGAGATAATTATGGGAAGCCTCAGAGATTACAAGGATTGGGATATTGATTGGGATATGACTCCTGAAGATGCGGTAACACTCTATCTTGAGTGGGGTAACCATCCTTGGGATTCCAAGTTTGCGCCGGTAACATCCAAGAATGACTATACAAACTATTTCACCGTTTACCTGTGGGACGATAAGCCAAGAGTGCTATTCGTCCGCAGGAACTCGGAAGAAGCTCGTGAACTGATGAGCATTGAACTTCCTAAGGACATTGCTGAAAGGTTCAGAAAGTCAGTAGGTGGACTGAAGGGTAACTACCCGATTAACACCGAAGTACGCGAGTGGATTGAATCACAGATGAATAATTAGTTCCCATCTCCTTATCATCTAACCAGCGGGGGGACAGACTTGGAGTCTGTCCCCCTCTGCTTTTTTAGGAGTCATGGAATGGTGGATTGAATATTTTAGACCCTGTATCGTCTTAAAAAGTGCATTCTGCTACTTGTGTTCTAAATGAAAATCAGTATGCTATTTCCTATTCCAGCGTTCGCATTCCTTTAATTCTATCCGAAAATAAGCAACGAACTGCCGAGAAACCACTGTTACTTGCAGTGGCGAACCACTGTATTCTTTTTTCGACTCTAGATTTTGCAAGGAGGCTTATATGCCTATTCAATTCGCAGACCGTATGTCTACTGTCCACAGATCTTTTATTCGTGAAATACTGAAAGTTACTGAGGATGCATCAATTATTTCTTTTGCGGGCGGGTTGCCCAACCCAGAACTTTTCCCGGTGTCCGATCTTGAGAAGGCTGCGGTAAAAGTCATGCGTGAATGCGGTCCGCAATCAATGCAATATTCAACTACCGAAGGGTTTGAGCCTTTACGCAAATACATTGCTGATCGGTATCGTGAGAAAAAAGGCATTGAAGTTGATGCTGACGAGATTCTGATAACCTCAGGATCGCAGCAGTGCTTAGACTTACTGGGTAAGGTTTTCCTTAACAGCGGCGATAACGTCTTGATAGAGCGCCCCGGATATCTTGGGGCTATCCAGTCTTTCTCTGTTTTTCAGGCAAATTTTATTACCGTTGGTCTGGAAGAAGATGGACCTGATCTTGCCGAGCTTGAAAGGGTTCTTGATGAGAATGAAGTAAAGATGTTTTACGCAGTGACCAATTTCCAGAACCCTTCGGGACTGACATACAGCGCAGAAAAGCGTGCCGGCGTCGCGGAAATTCTTAAGGGGCGTGATGTGCTGTTCGTTGAAGATGATCCATATGGAGAGCTTCGTTTTATGGGTGAAGCGCATAATCCTCTTGTGCGCGGATACCTTGAAGAAAATGGCATCCTGCTTGGTTCTTTTTCAAAAGTGGCAGCTCCGGGCTTCCGACTTGGTTGGATGGTTTGCCCCACTGATGTGCGTGATAAGCTTATCATAGCCAAACAGGCTTCTGACCTGCACACCAGCACCTTTGCCCAGCGGGTAATGTACCAGTATGTCACCGACAATCCGCTGGATGACCATATCGAAAAAATCCGTGAATGTTACGGAAACCAGCGTGCTGCAATGGTGAAGGCAATTGATG
Above is a genomic segment from Maridesulfovibrio sp. containing:
- a CDS encoding PLP-dependent aminotransferase family protein — encoded protein: MPIQFADRMSTVHRSFIREILKVTEDASIISFAGGLPNPELFPVSDLEKAAVKVMRECGPQSMQYSTTEGFEPLRKYIADRYREKKGIEVDADEILITSGSQQCLDLLGKVFLNSGDNVLIERPGYLGAIQSFSVFQANFITVGLEEDGPDLAELERVLDENEVKMFYAVTNFQNPSGLTYSAEKRAGVAEILKGRDVLFVEDDPYGELRFMGEAHNPLVRGYLEENGILLGSFSKVAAPGFRLGWMVCPTDVRDKLIIAKQASDLHTSTFAQRVMYQYVTDNPLDDHIEKIRECYGNQRAAMVKAIDEFFPAEVEVTRPEGGMFLWVTLPDGMSSMDLFDEAIKNKVAFVPGRPFYVDGSGENTFRLNFSNSDEEHIVEGIKRLGAGIKEFLSKA
- a CDS encoding DVU0772 family protein; the protein is MGSLRDYKDWDIDWDMTPEDAVTLYLEWGNHPWDSKFAPVTSKNDYTNYFTVYLWDDKPRVLFVRRNSEEARELMSIELPKDIAERFRKSVGGLKGNYPINTEVREWIESQMNN